From a single Miscanthus floridulus cultivar M001 chromosome 8, ASM1932011v1, whole genome shotgun sequence genomic region:
- the LOC136469804 gene encoding secreted RxLR effector protein 161-like, translated as MEERLKLSRNSTAKEVDATWYRRIVGSLRYLVHTRSDLAFAVGYISRFMQRPTMEHEQAIKRILRYVAGTPDYGLYYPTCPGVEHFIGYSDSDLVSNIDTSKSTSGTLFFLGKCLINWQSVKQQVVALSSCKAEYIAATTASTQALWLARLLGDLLGRDVEVVELRVNSKSALVLVKNLVFHERSKHFRIKYYFIRSCLDEGSIKTGYINTQDQLADLLTKSLKRVKFQELRARIGMVQIPQKTPHKT; from the coding sequence atggaggagaggctgaagctgagccgcaaCAGCACGGCGAAGGAGGTCGATGCCACGTGGTACCGGCGCATTGTGggcagccttcgctacctcgtccACACACGGTCGGACCTGGCATTCGCCGTTGGCTACatcagtcggttcatgcagcgaccgacgatggAGCACGAGCAGGCCATCAAGAGGATCCTCCGCTACGTCGCGGGCACTCCCGACTATGGCTTGTACTACCCGACATGTCCCGGTGTGGAGCACTTCATCGGGTACAGTGATAGCGACCTCGTCAGCAACATCGACACAAGCAAGAGCACCAGTGGGACGctattcttcctcggcaagtgtctGATCAACTGGCAGTCAGTCAAGCAGCAAGTGGTGGCTCTGTCCAGTTGCAAGGCGGAGTACATCGCTGCCACAACCGCTTCGACTCAAGCTCTCTGGTTGGCTCGGCTGCTGGGCGATCTCCTGGGCAGAGACGTAGAAGTAGTGGAGCTCAGGGTGAACAGCAAGTCCGCCTTGGTCTTGGTGAAGAACCTCGTCTTCCATGAGCGCAGCAAGCATTTCCGTATCAAGTACTACTTCATCAGGAGCTGCTTGGATGAGGGGAGCATCAAAACCGGCTACATCAACACCCAGGATCAGCTCGCCGACCTTCTCACCAAGTCCCTTAAGCGGGTCAAGTTCCAGGAGCTTCGCGCCAGGATTGGGATGGTTCAAATTCCCCAGAAGACGccacacaagacttag